Genomic DNA from Salvia miltiorrhiza cultivar Shanhuang (shh) chromosome 1, IMPLAD_Smil_shh, whole genome shotgun sequence:
CTTGTTCACCAAAAAACAAATAGGGTTCCGCCTTGTCCACCTTGTTCaccaaaagaacaaaaaaaacataataatttTTATCTAACCTTTGAATTTCGCCGCCCTTGTTCACCAAATAAGGTTCAGATTTGTATTTCGCCGCTGAGGGGAAGAAATTGTAAATGAAGAAAACCTTAAATGTAAATGAATAATGAAGCAAATGTAAAATGAAACAAATGAAAATTAGACAAACAATAATTCACCGCCTAAACTAGTGAGCAAATGTGAGCGGTAATTTTGGAGCAATTAATTCACCACCGATTTTTGTGGGTGTAGTTAAGACCGTTTAATGCCTAAAATTACTCAAAACCCCTTTTATTAGTGTGAACGCATAAgccattttttaattaaaaattggaTTAAATAATTCCCTAAAAAAAGCTACACGGTTGGATCAATGTAATCCTATGGTTATTAATTGATCTTAGTCCTAACACTTAAGGGGGGATCTCACTGGAgtgcacccctatatatatatatatatatatatatatatatatatatatatatatatatgtatatagggttaggttataCTAAGAATGAACTTTTTAGCTAATGATTTCGGCCCAGTATTGCTCTTTTCGGATTCATTGTTGGCTATTCACTCTATTGTTGATACCCATCAAGGCTCGGACTCTCTCTATGATGAATTATGGGATGCTTTTGCTCATGCCCGTAAGCATGTTGTCCTCGATTTCTTTCATGCGCGGCGGGGTGCTAATAGAGCAGCGCACGCTTTAGCTCACTTTGCTCTTTCTGTAAATGATGTAATGATCTGGAAGTCAAGTTTTCCCACTTGGCTTTCAGATATTGCCATTTCCGATTTGTCTTAATATAAGTTCTGGTtttcctctcaaaaaaaaaaagaatgaactTTTTAGTAAGTATAGAGAATGAATCTTAACCATTGATTACACCAAATCCAATGGATGTcctttttttgaatttttaatttatggTCAATTTTGTTTCATTTTGGCTGATTGACTTTCGTTATTTGTGTTGAATAAGGGCAAACGAGACATTAATCATTGGCAGATCTTTCACCTATCAAAGTGAATCCCGATTTTTGTGCTACAATTAATTACTCGATTACTGAAAATTATTTCTTCATCTAGGGTTTCGATGGTTTATTTCAGTAGCCGCCTTTTGTCTTTGTTTTTGCTGAACTATGAGACTTATAACCATTGAACAATGAGTATTATCGATGTTTACGGTGAGGTGTGAACCACTTCGCTCGACTTTGGCTACTTGTTCGATCGGTGGCTGGAGTTTTTCAGTTGGAATCGAGTTCGTCGGTTGCTTGTTCGGACGGCAGCGATTTGGGTGACGTTACAGATAGCGGTGGTTGGTACGAAATCGAGGGCGACGGTTATTGTTCAATCAATTTTCGggctcttcttcttcaaacGGCGCGGTGGTTGTTCAATCAATTTCTAGGGCTCCTCTTCTTCAATCGGCGCGATGGTTGTTGGAACTTTCTACGGCTACAGATTTCTTGAATGGCGGCGGTTTCCACCAATTTCCTAGGGCTCGGTGTTTTCGAATGAATATTCATTTAGAATCGAATGGATATTCGGTCATTAACGTGTATATATTCAGTCACTTGATTGTAGTTGTTCAGTTTATTTTGTTTGCATATATTTACATTTGATGTGTGGTTGTTCTGTAAGAACCGAATGAATATTCAGTAATCGAATTGCACGTATCCAGTAACTTGATGTGTGGTTGTTCAGTAAGCACCAAATGAATATTCAGTCGTTGACGTGTATATATTCAATCATTGTTTACACACATTTGTATTTGAACTGTGGATATTCAGTTAGTACCGAAAGTATATTCAGTCATTGACATGTACATATTCAAATAGTTTATCACAataaaacaaatgaaaataGAGTATATTCAGTCATTGACATGTAAATATTCAGTCGTTTTAGTGATTATGTCAGAAATCGTTAATGATAAAAATTTGGTATTTGAATATACTGAATTTACGTATTGAATAATAACGTATGAATCACTAAATAGTATTGCATAAATTAACGAATAATAAGTTTCAACATTATTTTTCCATAACTGCAAAAAAACAatatatgaagaaaaaaaatatgattacGATAGGGTTAATAATAGCGAAATAGTTTGGTTGTAAATAATGATAGGATAATGAAGGATAAATTAGATCTTAAACAAAAACATAAGAAGTTTCAAGCAAAaggaaaataatgaaaataggCTAACACGTAAATCTAATTGTTTTCTAATTATCGGTAAAAAAAAGTCAAATTGTGAAGTAAATCATATCCCTAAGAATAACCATAAAGAGTGAAAATTAAGTTGAATAATTAAAGTAACTACCGAGAATTAAGTGAGAGAAACGGATTATATATATGAGAGGATTGCAAAATTAACCTTTACTTAATAtattaatgagatatatatcATGTAAAAAAAATCATCCATTAGATCCCTTAAATCAATGCATGAGATTCATTCTCCATTCTCACAACATATTGGCATTCTTAATTGCTcttttacctatatatatatatataataaggtTCAATAGAGAAAGGTAAATGTTGAAAGAATGGAGAAACAATCTTATCCATTGATCATGATCCATCGAACAgtcaataattaagattaaatcTTGTGTCcatattttgatgaacatatcatTAATTGTGATaaacatgtcaataattttttatgaacaaaCGCATTTGTTGAAAAAacgtatttgttgaaaatctcGCACTCCAGTATTCGAACttcaaacgttcaataaaattattggtatgttcataaaaaaatattgacatGTTCAACGTTTCTAAATTTcgcaaaaatattaatttctccGTAGAACCTGAccatatatataaagaaaaccAGTACACTCTCCCGTGCGATACACGAGTCacgatatattttattattttttaaaaatttaaattatataaaaatatcattatttatgagttagattaattgataaaaaattatgttaattttaatattaatatatgacttaaaataatgtataataatattattatcatCTTAGCGTATATTCATATTAAATTCAATGAGTATTGTATCTATATTCATGTTAAATTCAacgagtattgtataataataattaaatacatataataataataataataataataataataataaaatttgtaaattataaagcaaataattgaagtcaatctcattttgagaaaataatagCCGTCgtttaatataacaattttgggctgttaaaatttcaaagtatattattattattaaaaattcatattcaTATAGTTCgaaactaattaaaaatttagaaaaaatacgaataatatacaaaggaaaataaaaaaaacaaatatgtttatataaataaataaataattccaatgcataatcaaataaatatatataatatttaaatcttaatttttagatatataactaattttttgtttacaaattcatattaaattaACACAAATTTCCTTCtcctccttaattgcattaaaaattattttatttaaatacttaaatttaaaataattataattaaaccaTCATGTAAGCTTATTTTTTCatcaacaaacaaaaataaaatgaaaagataTGATATTCAACATTTGAGATAAATtagaagaaataaaaattaagtttgaCATTTTAAACAAtcgtaatttatttattttttattattttatatctgATTAATAATTTtctcataatctttaatttaacatttataTTGAATAGTTTTTTTAGAATCAATGTTAATGATTTTTTAAGACAGAATTATgtaaatgaataaaagtttttttttggGGAAAAGTTGAGGAAGTTATTCGAGTATGCAAATTTCGAAGTAGTATTATTATAGTGGACATATGAAAGGATGGGTATATTAGTCATTTAACAGAGTGAGGCGGTGATAAAGCCCTAAGTGAAGGCAAGGAAAAGAATTGGTTTGTAGCTCCGTCTGCTGCACTACATCATCAATTGCAGGAATGGGGAGAGAGATGAGCAACGCGGTCTCCAATCAGAAGCCGCAGTCGGAGATGTCGTACACGGTGGAGCAGCTCGTTTCCGTCAATCCCTACAACCCCGACATCCTACCTGATCTCGAGAACTACGTCAACGAGCAAGTAAGCCGCTATTTTGCTTTCTGTAGCTTTAATCAATTTGTGtgtgttttcaatttttatttaggGTTCTGCGCGTGTAAGATGCTGTAATTGGGTCATTAGGTGAATTTTGCTTTGATAATGTAATTTTAGGTCTCGTCGCAAACCTACAGTTCGAATGCAAATCTTTGCCTCCTGCGTCTCTACCAGGTTCCTTTCTCCTTCTacttttcatttgttttggagtaatttttttttcgttatTGTGATTTTTGTTGTTCTCTTACGAAACCAAAACCATACAGTTTGAGCCAGAGCGGATGAGTACTCAGATTGTTGCTCGCATTTTGATTAAGGTTAGTTAAGAGTCTCTTAGATGCAGAGAACTTCTCTTGTTTCACTCCTCTTTTTTCCGTTCGCTTTTGTTTTCATCATTAtgtatataagtatatattgtGCTTAACTCCTTGAGGTTTTACCCAGGCACTGATGGCAATGCCGGCCCCAGATTTCAGCCTGTGCCTCTTTCTAATTCCTGAAAGAGTGGTATTTTATCCCTCTCTTTAATCTCAAACCACAACTGCTTACAAGTTTTGCCTTATTTTCAGAGCTTCAAATTATATACCAAGCATGTTTGCACTATTCACTGTTTTTCCGTATTTCCAGAGCTTTAAGTTATACACCAAGCATGTTTGCACTATGCACTGTTTTGCCTTATTTCAAGAGCTTTAAGTTATATACCAAGCATGTTTGCACTATGCACTGCGTCTGGTTGTGTTATGAGAAATGATCTTTTCTCTTACTATGAGGACACGTTTAGTTAGCATTATTTGGCTGGATTGATTGGTTTTATCCTGGTTTCCACCCACTGTTTACttaatttgatttgaaatgATGATATCTCAAGGCCCcgtattatttcaaatttaatgaTCTATTGATTTTATATGGGTCCAAAGCATTATTTGGTTGGATTGATTGGTTTTATCCTGGGTTCCactgtttatttaatttgatttgaaatgagtgataTCTCAAGGGCCcgtattatttcaaatatattgATCTATTGATTGGATATGGATCCAACCCAAGGgtgtagtattatttttatccaATTGAGCAGAAAACTAAAATGCCTATTCTATCCTTGAACTCCATTGAAAATTAAGGCATTCATCAAAAAAAGTTATTCTCAAACCCAGGTTTATGTAGAAGCAGATTTTCATTCCTCTCGATGCCATCTCAATTCTCAACAAACAATGCTAAAGCTAAAGTAAATTTGGATTTTGTTCTCTTCAACACATCGGTTGCCCATTTTGCCTCTAACCACCAATTCTGGCAGAAGCTAAGCACATTTGGGTTGGGAGAGACTGAattgttttattaatttaatcccAACCTACAAATTATCCCAAGACATCAATACTTAAATTAAGAAATCATGAGAAGTAAATGTGCCCCAATTGATAACAAAAATTCGGTACAGCTTGGATATGGAACTTGATGTAGGAGTTTGTCAATGAAATATTATCTCAACAATTCCAGCTTAgaatttatttatctttgtaTAGGAAGTAACTGTATCACTTTGTTGGCATTTAGATACCAGGTTTCTACCCATGGATGACTGGTATTGCTAAGACTGTTGGAATTCCAGTTGTTTAAATTTTGGTGTGCTATGTTTGCAAGAGATTAGCTTTTTCTCTTTAGCCCTCTCTAGCCTCTTAATTACTATTAAGAGAGCATTTGATCTTGAGGGATATATGAAATTTGGACCTCTGGATGCTAGATTTACCTAGTAACGGTTTTTTCCGAGGACCCTAACTGCTCAATTCTAATTTACATTTTTTAATCATGCGGTTTGTGTTATTCAGAACCACATGTTTAATTGGGAAGCAAATTTCTGAAGATGAGAACTGGGTGGGTGCTTGATTTATGGGAGGGAAGGGGAATGACAATTGGTATGGTAATGAACAGGGGCACCCAAAAGAGAAAAATACAAGACAATTAATTTTTAAGGAAAGAAACCCAACCCAGATGATGCATTAGACAATGAGGACCTGCAAAATATGATTCGGATCTTTCTCCTTTAACAATGTTATCAATGTTAAACAAGATATTTATATACTTGTTGGCTGTTTGAAGTATGCATATTGTTACTTTTAGTTGCATCCATTATTATCCCTTAGAaactaatataataatataagtgaCGCTTTATTCATTTTAGCTGACAAGTCTTAATTAGCCTTTGTTTTTTATTTGTCATCCAATGTTTTACATGGCTGTGTTTGAAAGGACATAACTGTTCTAATATCTTGTCACTTGTATTTTTTTGGTGCAACCATTAGCAAATGGAAGAACAATTTAAGACTCTCATTGTTCTCTCACACTACTTGGAGGTATGTTTATCATCTTCTCTCTTTCTTGATTGTCATGAAACATGCTCCTTTCGGTTCTATGCCTTATTAGGTAATTATTTGTAAGAAATGCATATCACTATGTACTTCTACTTCACGCGCAGACTGCCAGATTTCGTCAGTTTTGGGATGAAGCTGCTAAGAGCCGTCATATATTAGAGGTCGTACCAGGTATATGGAGTTGGTCACTATTGTTTCTTTGGTTTCCCACCACAACATTGACTATAGGCTCTTTTGTTCCTGTATGCTCATTTATGGTACATATGTCTGGTACCATTCTCTGGTTGTAATCCTGAGTGCATGCTAGAGGCTATTTGCTCTGAGGGTGTTTTCTCCTACTGACCTTCAAAACGAGCATTTGAGCACTATGTGCTATTGTCTCAAAATAATTGTTGCCCTCAGTGTACGTTTCTTCTGTAGCTTACTGACATGCTTAGCTTAATCAGGTTTTGAGCAAGCAATTCAAGCATATGCCATCCATATCCTTTCAATAACTTATCAAAAAATTCCAAGATCTGTTCTTGCTGAGGTATGATTCTCTCTGGAAGTCCCCTTTACTGCCAATTTTAAATTACTTAACTTATATAGCTCAAGTAAAGCATACTCACTTCCATTTATTACCAACCAAACATGACTAAGATGTTTCGAATGACTGATTATTTCACAGGCCATCAACATTGAAGGTCTGGTCCTAGACAAGTTCATTGAGCACCACATCACTAACTCTGGTTGGGCTATAGAGAAGAATCAGAACAAGGGTCAAATTATCATCCTTCCTCACAATGAGTTTAACAATCCGGAGCTTAAGAAAAGTGCTGCAGATGGGATTCCCTTGGAGCATATCACACGGATCCTTCCAATTCTTGGCTGATCTATGTGATTTGGCATTGATGGATCCtagtcaaattttggccattctTGTGAGAAAATACGTactttgtgttttttttttgtcaaagcgctatatatttattttaaatctaatctGGAACTACAGTGCTTTGATCAGACTAGACCTGTTTGAGCTATTTTCAGTTGTAGCATAATATTATCAGATCCTCGGGATTAAATGCAAAAGCTTGTTATTTATCACCTTGACATACACACTTTTCTCAAGCGAACCAAATATGATCTTGCTTTTTGGTAGGGGAAAATCAGGTTGTCACCTTGATACTCGGGAGGCCTATATTGTCTTTTTAACTTCAATAGCTTGTGCCAGTCATTTGGTTACTTCTTTTCTGCTAGTAAATATATCTATTGAATTCCAATAAATCTTGTTGGACAAAATTTTATATCCAGATTCAAATGGTCATTCAAAACGTTTTGTTGTGTAAATGTGCAAAATATACATACACGACGAACATATTCCTTCCAGTCTCCATGAACCAAAAAAGAAGACATTGAAATTTGATTAACTCCGTTGGGAGGAGCGTAAAGGAATCAACCAAGTGAGTCATGGTTGAAAAACTTATTTGCAGCGTCAATTGTTTCGATCGAAGTGAAATCcacaaataaatgaaaagaatCAATAATAGCCTAGTGCTAAGAGGGTGGAGCTCCGACCATtcgtttatatatatacacatatactaGGTGGCGGACTAAATATCGAAGCACATAAACAGAAGGGAAaggaagaaaaaggaaaagagcTCCAAAAGAATCTTAAAAACTGTAGTCTATTTACTCTTTCAAGCTAAGTTATCAGGGTATGACCCAGCTTTCCAGGTCACTTGCCGCCATCGCCATTCAACCAAACAATGCCGCTACACTTGTCTTTCTCCTCATTCACCCTACCATCACTCGTATTTAAATGGGGCCCCAGAAGGATCTGGAGCCAATAGCTATCAGTGCCGGAGACAAAAGTATATAACCTTCAGTGGCAAATTGCTTCCCCATGGGTCACCCAACGCACAAAACTATCAGAGAATTCTTCGAGAACTTCGCAATTATGGGCTTCACCATAGCCAAGCTCAGTCGCAGCGTGATCTCTACCCTACACTCATTAAAAGTAGCACCAAGAATTCAGCAAGTGTTAATGCCAGGTAAGTGTGCATATAAGCAAGTAATTGGAACCAAGGATGCAGAGCGAGCTCTTGCATCATCAATTATGCTGATGGGAGCTACTTAAGGTTAAGGCGTAACTAATATGATGCAAAAACTTCAGAACCATGCGCTTGATGGAAGGTACCGAAGCACTATTTAACAAAGAAGTCTCCAAAATTTGTATATAGATTTCTCAGTTTGTATAACCAAATTTCAGTGCTTTTAGAAAGTAATAACTTAAGGCTGATTTTTTAACATTGTATATACTCCTATACATTCCTTTCCACATGTCTGTAACTTGATCTTTAAGCAAATATATGGGGGGCTAGATGTACATTACCCTTCTGCTGGATCCACATTCACTGGTGGCCGGCGTGGTTTCGCTAGCTGTTTCATTGATAACATTTTCTGATGATAGCACAGCCGTTGGAGATACTATTAGCATTGACCTGGGTATGAAAAAAGAGATGGATTAGCTCCTTAAAACAACTTGAAACTCAGAATGGCCCGCAGTCAATTCCTGAGATCTATTGCCAACCATCATGGATGATATTATGCTGAGTAAGGTCCAAATAAACTGATGTATGTGGATACAAATTGACTTGACTAATCACTAATTAAAGTTAACTCGGAATTTTAAAAAGATTGTAAGAAAAGGAAATCAAATATTGGAAGACAAAATTGGATGTTACTTTCTGGACTTTGTTGGCCAATTTTGTAAGTGTGGTAGCATACATGGAGATTTCGAGAAAATGTTCAAGACACTAGTGCTCTCTCTATCCAAGTCCGGACAATAATAATCAATATAAGAAACAAGTCAGAGACAGAATTATTAAGATCAGTAATGAGAAGTCCAAGGCTAAGAAAATATTTCATCACCACACATAAGAAAATGCTATGAGGCGAATATCTTGACTATGACTCAATAAAGAACAGTGAAAGGATTCATGCACAACTAGCGCTGGAGAAGCAAAACAAGAAACCTCTGAGATGCGGGTCTCACAAAAAGAAGCAAGAACAACCATCTGAGAACAGTCTTAGTGAAAACTCTAGTTAGTCAAATATAGCTATTGATAGATGAGCTATAAGTCCCATGAAGAAGAGCACAGAAGGTGAGTCATTCTATAAATGACATtgaaaagaaatgtaacaaGTAAGATCGTATGCTGGGAATCAGAAATACTAACATTTACTAGGCAttccaaataaattaataaagaagGGGCCAACCATATGTTGTAAAACAAAGGAAGGGAACAGAACCATATAGATTGATATCAAGGTACACCATTTCAGATCGGAGTCCCAACTGGGCACTCCTGTAAAGAATGAAAACTACAACTCATTTCCATTATAGGCAAGTACATTCAGCTTCTTATCAAACAGATGCACCACCTTATAATGacataaaagagaaaaaagtcaTATTACTATCTGTATAATAGTACAAGAGTTACCTTTCCAATAGCTCTTCCTCGCATGAATTTCCAGAGGAAGAGAGCCAATCTAAGTCAACGAAGTTTGAGCAGTCAATTGCATCCCCATTTTCATGTTCAAGGTACCTTACTCTTTGCATTTCAGCAAAAAGCTCCCTAGTAGGCATTGGAGAAGTATCACTGCAGAGAGGACAAGATGATtaattttctataaaaaaaaataataaacaaaaggAATAATCTTTCTAATAGCGGAAGGAATCTATTTTAaacaatcaaacaaaaaaaatggcATTTCCGAATGTAATGGACATATATGAGTGCGTCAGCGTATCCATGTCCTAGGAAATGCAAAAGAACATACATGAGTGCGTATACATGTCGTAGGAGGCTAGGAAATGCAAAAGAACGTTAGGATGGTATTCAGGATTCAAATAACCAATAATCATAATCCACAACACCATTAGTAAGAAACTTGGGTTAATTACATCAAAGCCGGCATTAGTGATTTCCCACATATTCTGACAAGAGCTAGACAAAGTTTCCAAGTAAATTTAAGTCCATGACTACCACAAGAATATAGGAAACCTATTGGAGGGCTATGCAAAGAGAACTGCAACACAACTTTTGAGCAGTGGAGTGAGTTATCCAAACAACATAACATATTCTTAATGAGAATCTAGGACCTCGGTCATGTGTACTAAGCGCCTTATCCTCCAACCTGAAGCCTCCTACTGGAGGGCTATGCAAAAATACAAAAGTGTTCCACTACTGGTACATCACTTCAAAAATTTACATGCCTTACTTGGTTCAAGCAATCTTGCTGACATTAAAAACTAAATAGAGTATCAAATCATTAGGAGAGTAATGCACCTTGAATATGCTAACTCGCTTTCTGATGTACACATATTTGGTGTAGACTCGGAAAGAATCTTGCTTCTTCTATTTGATTCACCAGGGAAACCAG
This window encodes:
- the LOC130988098 gene encoding eukaryotic translation initiation factor 3 subunit K, with product MGREMSNAVSNQKPQSEMSYTVEQLVSVNPYNPDILPDLENYVNEQVSSQTYSSNANLCLLRLYQFEPERMSTQIVARILIKALMAMPAPDFSLCLFLIPERVQMEEQFKTLIVLSHYLETARFRQFWDEAAKSRHILEVVPGFEQAIQAYAIHILSITYQKIPRSVLAEAINIEGLVLDKFIEHHITNSGWAIEKNQNKGQIIILPHNEFNNPELKKSAADGIPLEHITRILPILG